One genomic region from Pyxicephalus adspersus chromosome 1, UCB_Pads_2.0, whole genome shotgun sequence encodes:
- the LOC140321770 gene encoding olfactory receptor 51E1-like, translating to MEMGSIGIRELTFHLCLLQMFFIHSLSITESSLLVAMAFDRYVAICHPLRYTSILTSSAVAKIGVASALRGTLIHIAPVSSLTFLPYCKNNSLSHSYCLHQDVMKLACHGSNTFNIMYGLTVILCTVTLDAVLIVLSYILIVQAVLQVTRMDRSKLFNTCVSHLCAVFLFYVPMVALSIVHRFGKYVSPLFMNLMANAYLFLPSMLNPIIYSVKSKQIREAILLTLQRRPGDS from the exons ATGGAGATGGGAAGTATTGGGATACGGGAGCTAACATTTCAT CTGTGCCTCCTGCAAATGTTCTTTATCCATTCCCTTTCCATCACTGAGTCCTCACTTCTGGTAGCCATGGCCTTTGATCGATATGTAGCCATTTGTCATCCTCTAAGATACACATCTATCCTTACCAGTTCTGCTGTGGCCAAGATTGGTGTGGCCTCTGCCCTGAGGGGCACCCTTATTCATATAGCACCAGTATCCAGCCTGACATTTCTGCCCTATTGCAAGAATAATTCCCTTTCCCATTCATACTGCTTACACCAGGACGTTATGAAGTTGGCTTGTCATGGAAGCAACACCTTCAATATCATGTATGGTCTTACGGTAATCCTGTGCACGGTCACACTGGATGCCGTCCTCATTGTCTTGTCTTACATTCTCATAGTCCAAGCTGTTCTGCAGGTCACCAGAATGGATCGTTCTAAGTTATTTAACACCTGTGTGTCCCACCTGTGTGCTGTGTTCCTGTTCTATGTTCCGATGGTGGCACTGTCCATAGTACATAGGTTTGGGAAATATGTCTCCCCCTTATTTATGAACCTCATGGCCAATGCATATCTATTTCTTCCATCTATGCTCAATCCCATCATCTACAGCGTTAAGAGCAAACAAATCCGTGAAGCCATACTGCTGACATTACAGAGGAGGCCAGGGGATTCTTAG